A genomic segment from Bradysia coprophila strain Holo2 chromosome III, BU_Bcop_v1, whole genome shotgun sequence encodes:
- the LOC119077318 gene encoding uracil-DNA glycosylase-like isoform X2 translates to MAQRSITNFFKKSTAKRNNAEDESVDPKRQKTDELQSDVNVSAEKLGSLDPTLSNVGTTWFNALKSEFSKDYFGKLCSFLEVERKNQTIYPPAHQVYTWTQMCKVNDVKVVILGQDPYHGPKQAHGLCFSVQKGVPPPPSLKNMYKELKTDIPGFEAPTHGDLTGWAKQGVLLLNACLTVRANNANSHAGKGWEDLTDAVIKYLDQSCNNIVFLLWGAYAEKKGSVIKNKSHLVLRTTHPSPLSAHRGFLGCKHFSQTNAFLEKVNRKPIDWNHLP, encoded by the exons ATGGCTCAACGAAGTATCactaactttttcaaaaaatctacgGCCAAACGGAATAATGCAGAAGACGAAAGTGTTGACCCTAAACGACAGAAAACCGATGAACTTCAATCGGACGTAAACGTTAGCGCTGAAAAACTTGGATCGTTGGATCCGACTCTATCGAATGTCGGCACAACATGGTTCAATGCATTGAAGTCGGAATTCTCAAAAGATTACTTTGGAAAGTTGTGCTCGTTTTTGGAAGTGGAACGTAAAAATCAAACGATCTATCCTCCGGCTCACCAAGTTTACACATGGACTCAAATGTGCAAAGTGAACGATGTTAAAGTTGT GATTTTGGGACAGGACCCTTATCACGGGCCGAAACAGGCACATGGCTTATGCTTCAGCGTTCAG AAAGGAGTTCCTCCTCCACCCAGTTTGAAAAATATGTACAAAGAACTGAAAACCGACATTCCCGGATTTGAAGCTCCCACTCACGGCGATTTAACTGGTTGGGCCAAACAAGGG GTACTTTTGCTAAATGCATGTCTAACTGTAAGAGCAAACAATGCAAATTCTCATGCCGGTAAGGGATGGGAAGACCTGACCGATGCTGTAATCAAGTACTTGGACCAAAGCTGCAACAATATTGTGTTTTTATTGTGGGGAGCCTATGCCGAGAAAAAGGGCAGCGTCATCAAAAACAAATCTCATTTGGTGCTGCGAACCACTCATCCCTCACCTCTGTCAGCACATCGTGGCTTTCTGGGGTGTAAACATTTCTCTCAGACGAATGCATTTCTGGAAAAGGTTAACAGGAAACCAATTGATTGGAATCATTTACCATAA
- the LOC119079982 gene encoding leucine-rich repeat-containing protein 15-like translates to NRLQVLPANVFQNTGKLRELNLYRNQLKELHVDLFIQLFDLVRISLYTNQLETIHPRLFRNNRALTELYLRENQFGELHGDIFGNLNNLEILHLHSNKLKVLPADTFRNNEKLRDLSLFYNQLKEVFKNLINLETLYLHINKIELLPADIFRNNGKLREINLSRNQFKELHGDLFKELHNLKQIDLGQNELKTLPPDLFHNNSNVLVLELPDNLLVELHDDVLATLVNLETLLVHSNKLEVLPADTFRKKKLQRLSLTNNQLKVLDADHFEQLINLEEIYFKKTINSRSYFQACFVTI, encoded by the coding sequence AACAGGTTGCAGGTGCTACCTGCGAACGTCTTTCAAAATACCGGAAAGTTGCGAGAACTGAACCTTTATAGAAATCAGTTGAAAGAACTTCATGTCGACCTTTTCATACAGCTTTTCGATCTCGTAAGAATTTCTTTATACACAAATCAGCTCGAGACCATACATCCACGTCTCTTCCGTAACAATAGAGCCTTGACAGAATTATACCTACGCGAGAACCAGTTTGGAGAACTGCATGGCGACATTTTCGGAAATCTCAATAATCtggaaattttgcatttacatTCAAATAAGCTCAAGGTGCTGCCGGCAGACACCTTccgaaataatgaaaaattgcgGGATCTCAGCCTATTTTATAATCAGTTAAAAGaagttttcaaaaatctgATCAATTTGGAGACTCTTTATTTGCATATAAACAAGATCGAGTTGCTACCCGCTGACATCTTCCGAAATAATGGAAAGTTGCGAGAAATCAATCTTTCTCGAAATCAGTTCAAAGAACTTCATGGTGATCTCTTCAAAGAACTGCACAATctaaaacaaattgatttaGGTCAAAATGAACTCAAGACCTTACCTCCAGATCTATTCCACAACAATAGTAATGTGTTAGTATTAGAACTTCCCGATAATCTGTTGGTAGAACTACATGACGACGTTCTCGCGACGCTCGTCAATCTGGAAACCCTGCTTGTACATTCGAATAAGCTAGAGGTGCTACCTGCAGACactttccgaaaaaaaaaattgcaacgtCTTAGCCTTACTAACAATCAGCTGAAAGTACTTGACGCTGATCATTTCGAACAGCTCATAAATCTggaggaaatttattttaaaaaaacaatcaattcgAGATCATACTTCCAGGCCTGTTTCGTAACAATATAA
- the LOC119077318 gene encoding uracil-DNA glycosylase-like isoform X1 yields the protein MHPLMNILGSEARVLLAVRHMAQRSITNFFKKSTAKRNNAEDESVDPKRQKTDELQSDVNVSAEKLGSLDPTLSNVGTTWFNALKSEFSKDYFGKLCSFLEVERKNQTIYPPAHQVYTWTQMCKVNDVKVVILGQDPYHGPKQAHGLCFSVQKGVPPPPSLKNMYKELKTDIPGFEAPTHGDLTGWAKQGVLLLNACLTVRANNANSHAGKGWEDLTDAVIKYLDQSCNNIVFLLWGAYAEKKGSVIKNKSHLVLRTTHPSPLSAHRGFLGCKHFSQTNAFLEKVNRKPIDWNHLP from the exons ATGCATCCTCTGATGAATATATTGGGAAGT GAAGCAAGGGTGCTATTAGCAGTAAGACACATGGCTCAACGAAGTATCactaactttttcaaaaaatctacgGCCAAACGGAATAATGCAGAAGACGAAAGTGTTGACCCTAAACGACAGAAAACCGATGAACTTCAATCGGACGTAAACGTTAGCGCTGAAAAACTTGGATCGTTGGATCCGACTCTATCGAATGTCGGCACAACATGGTTCAATGCATTGAAGTCGGAATTCTCAAAAGATTACTTTGGAAAGTTGTGCTCGTTTTTGGAAGTGGAACGTAAAAATCAAACGATCTATCCTCCGGCTCACCAAGTTTACACATGGACTCAAATGTGCAAAGTGAACGATGTTAAAGTTGT GATTTTGGGACAGGACCCTTATCACGGGCCGAAACAGGCACATGGCTTATGCTTCAGCGTTCAG AAAGGAGTTCCTCCTCCACCCAGTTTGAAAAATATGTACAAAGAACTGAAAACCGACATTCCCGGATTTGAAGCTCCCACTCACGGCGATTTAACTGGTTGGGCCAAACAAGGG GTACTTTTGCTAAATGCATGTCTAACTGTAAGAGCAAACAATGCAAATTCTCATGCCGGTAAGGGATGGGAAGACCTGACCGATGCTGTAATCAAGTACTTGGACCAAAGCTGCAACAATATTGTGTTTTTATTGTGGGGAGCCTATGCCGAGAAAAAGGGCAGCGTCATCAAAAACAAATCTCATTTGGTGCTGCGAACCACTCATCCCTCACCTCTGTCAGCACATCGTGGCTTTCTGGGGTGTAAACATTTCTCTCAGACGAATGCATTTCTGGAAAAGGTTAACAGGAAACCAATTGATTGGAATCATTTACCATAA